TCCTGGGGAAATAACAATGCAATATAGACAAAAGCAAATTGCAGACAATGTGGATATAACTTCTGCAGCTAAGCATTTTACACTAAATTTACAGTTTGGTccatattacataaaatatacaagaaatggTAGACACTTAGTACTAGGTGGGAGGAGAGGCCATGTAGCGGCATTAGATTGGGTCACAAAAAATTTAGCCTGTGAAATGAATGTGATGGAATCGGTACATGATGTATCATGGCTTCATATAGAAACAATGTTTGCTGTGGCTCAAAAAGAATGGGTATATATATACGACAACCAAGGAATTGAACTCCATTGTTTGAAAAAAATGAACAGagttaataaattagaatttctaCCTTATCATTTTTTGCTTGCCAGTGGATCTAATGAAGGTTACCTGTCATGGTTGGATGTTTCTATAGGCAAATTTGTAACATCCTTTCATTGCAGATTGGGAAAGATTGCAGTAAGCTTGAGTATATTTGACACTTTTCTGTAGGGATACCATGTGATATTATAATTGCTTATTTTTTAGGTAATGACACAAAATCCTGCTAATGCTGTGCTTTGTGTGGGTGATTCAAAAGGAGTGGTTTCTATGTGGTCTCCAAACAGTAAGGATCCTTTGGCAAAAATGTTGTGCCATACTCGAGGAATATCTGCCTGTGCAGTTCATCCTTATGGAACTTACATGGCAACTAGTTGTCCGAACAAATCCATAAAAATATGGGACATCAGACAGTTAGCAGGTCCCGTGCATGATTATCGCGTACGCTCTCCTATTTACCATTTATCTTATAGTCAGACTGGCAAAATAGCAATGGCGATGGGAAATGTTGTTGAAGTTCATCAGTAAATATGTGATAATTTATGTCTATGTGATAATAAGAatgatatatacatttttatagctTGTCGTTTTTGTAGATTGTCGGGTGATGGAATGAAACCTTATTTACGTCACAGAACCAAGTCGTCAGTGACAAGTATGCAATTTTGTCCATATGAAGACGTTTTAGGTGTTGGTACATTGACAGAAATATCTTCTCTTCTAATACCTGGAAGTGGAGAACCTAACTTTGATGCTCTTGAAAGTAATCCATTCCAAACTAAAACTCAGAGACGTGAAGCTGAAGTAAAAGCACTATTGGACAAGATTCAACCAGAACTAATATGTTTGGAACCACTTGCTATAACAGAAGTAGATGTATCCACTCTTAAAGATAAAatagaagctgaaaagaaactCTTGGTGAGTATTTAAAGAGTTAAATCATTTAAATTTCTTAGtaatcatataaataattatttatatatttttatagtatcTCAAACCAAAGAATATAGATTTCAAACCTCGTAGAACGAAAGCTAAAGGAAAAGGAGGAACAGCTAAAGTGATTAAgactaagaaaattctaaaaGAATTGAGTCGAAAGGTAAGTGATttttttgtatatgtatattagaatGCTAGGAATTATTTCTTTCAGGAAACTATCGATATACTTCGCCAAGCAGACATACGACCAAATACCAACAAAGCAGGACCTCAGAAGGATTATGGAATACTAAATAGATTTTTACCAAAACCTAAtagaagaacaaataaataatacaacgtTGTTCAAGCTATTAGAAAAAAtgcatttctattttatatctttctgtaatttttcaaatattaggttgtccaaaaagtttctatcattttatgaggaaataataaacgcacaacgttttttgttttatattattttgtcgaattacacacggtccattttgttctgttgagataaacaccgcgacatttcacagatttggtttcacgtttgtatgaaggtgtactgttgtaaaaaacacgtttgcgaaagaaaggtacttttcgaacaacctttCGTATAATCTAAGTAAAGTCTTGTTTTAAAAAAGTAAACTTTCTTAATTAATTGGTActgaatttatatgtatatgtagattGTTATACATAAAgagtataatttatttctcatGAATCTTCATCGATAGCATATGTATCAGTACAAAGTAGTGCAAAGTGCGGTGTAAATAAAATCaagataaataattgattaGACATATGGTATTGAAGTATCaaggtatttaataaaataagtaagCATCCAATAGTTTAATTGTAAcatattctataatttaataactgttgTAACTACAACTAATTTTGGAAAAGAGTGCGAGTAAATTCGATATAATCCAAGGCTCCTGTGATTGGTCGCTCCGTTTTTGGATCGACGTAAGGTTTCATACGAGCAACACAGTAATCAGCCATCTCCTTGGTAAGATTCTAAGCATatatgaaatattgttaatatacaccaaataaattgataattgtatattttgaaattctatACTTACAGCATATAATTCTTCTTTCGTAACATATGGCCGATCTGCCGCAGTAATAGCACGGAAAGCATTTTCGATTTCTTCGGAACTTTGTACATTCTCGGTTTCCTTGCTAATCATAAACGCCATGTATTCTTGTAACGATACGTAACCATCTCTATTCGGATCAACGATATCTgcaaaataaacaaaaagataGCATATTACACTGTTTCAATATATAAACAAGAACTTTTACGCTTTTCATTAATTATCTAATTTATCTGCATTTAATGACatgataaatataagtataaaatatacctAAAATGTTTTCGAATTCTGGATCAGGCTGGCCTTCTTCTACCATTGGTAAATCGTAACCAAGGGCCCTCAAACATGATTTGAATTCCTGGTGATTTAGACGACCGCTCTTGTCCTTGTCGAAGTGTTTGAACATCATCGAGAACTCTTTGAGTGCGTCTTCAGAAACGCCAGATTGGTTACGTGCTTGTATTTGTTGTTCCAAGTTGTGTTGCATGCGCATTCCTAGTTGATCTAATTGATCCCATTGTTGTGCCAAGCCTACGGTACTATGTTCCGTGTAACGATTGTCCAAGATTAGATGTTCTTCCAAGATAGCTCCCAAGTCTTCGATCTTCTTTAGATCTTGACGACGAGCACGAACCTCTTGAGTCTTCCTCTTTGTTGCTTCCAATTGTTGTTCTAATGATCCTGATCCTTCCATCATAGACGTTCTTGTCTCCGCTAGCCACTGATGGAATGCATTAGCATGTTTAGCAAACTCTTTACGCAACTTGTCATTCTCTTCTTGCCGTTGAGCTT
This DNA window, taken from Bombus terrestris chromosome 3, iyBomTerr1.2, whole genome shotgun sequence, encodes the following:
- the LOC100642197 gene encoding WD repeat-containing protein 46: MEPTRKKYRERVPISKEMLAKHDKGEGIDLRATSTNIKNKVMRQKLKKRENTFNNTIKDTARTELFLTEDYGSLEAAPGEITMQYRQKQIADNVDITSAAKHFTLNLQFGPYYIKYTRNGRHLVLGGRRGHVAALDWVTKNLACEMNVMESVHDVSWLHIETMFAVAQKEWVYIYDNQGIELHCLKKMNRVNKLEFLPYHFLLASGSNEGYLSWLDVSIGKFVTSFHCRLGKIAVMTQNPANAVLCVGDSKGVVSMWSPNSKDPLAKMLCHTRGISACAVHPYGTYMATSCPNKSIKIWDIRQLAGPVHDYRVRSPIYHLSYSQTGKIAMAMGNVVEVHQLSGDGMKPYLRHRTKSSVTSMQFCPYEDVLGVGTLTEISSLLIPGSGEPNFDALESNPFQTKTQRREAEVKALLDKIQPELICLEPLAITEVDVSTLKDKIEAEKKLLYLKPKNIDFKPRRTKAKGKGGTAKVIKTKKILKELSRKETIDILRQADIRPNTNKAGPQKDYGILNRFLPKPNRRTNK